The following are encoded together in the Drosophila biarmipes strain raj3 chromosome 3L, RU_DBia_V1.1, whole genome shotgun sequence genome:
- the LOC108028214 gene encoding uncharacterized protein LOC108028214 isoform X2, with product MAEIRRSAQPRLQLYIFLGLLASVFASLPEERRAAAEGESRMDVLGLSPGQRVMAAVPASGRTSFLLYQLALAINSAGLESPTRQEVEVVDVVETQEQFLPASPDTSWLAAMANEFQSVPVYETFPADLQNWLMDGYGISATDVYHSWSRAGLGGRSSPRTQLICTAEGQCYEVNKIVTACCPF from the exons ATGGCAGAAATCAGGAGGAGTGCCCAGCCGCGACTGCAGCTATATATATTCCTGGGCCTGCTGGCATCGGTGTTTGCTTCATTACCGGAGGAACGCAGAGCAGCAGCGGAAGGTGAATCAAGGATGGATGTTCTAGGACTTTCGCCGGGCCAGAGAGTCATGGCTGCTGTGCCCGCCTCAG GCCGCACGAGTTTTTTGCTGTACCAATTAGccttggccataaattcaGCCGGCCTGGAATCGCCGACGCGGCAGGAAGTGGAGGTGGTCGATGTAGTGGAGACCCAGGAGCAGTTCCTGCCGGCGAGCCCGGATACCAGCTGGCTGGCCGCCATGGCCAATGAGTTTCAG AGTGTGCCGGTGTACGAGACTTTTCCGGCGGATTTGCAGAACTGGCTGATGGATGGGTACGGAATCAGTGCCACGGATGTCTACCACAGCTGGAGCAGGGCAGGATTGGGCGGAAGGAGCAGTCCGCGCACCCAGCTGATCTGCACTGCCGAGGGGCAGTGCtacgaggtcaacaaaataGTCACCGCCTGCTGTCCGTTTTGA
- the LOC108028214 gene encoding uncharacterized protein LOC108028214 isoform X1, whose product MAKPGMAEIRRSAQPRLQLYIFLGLLASVFASLPEERRAAAEGESRMDVLGLSPGQRVMAAVPASGRTSFLLYQLALAINSAGLESPTRQEVEVVDVVETQEQFLPASPDTSWLAAMANEFQSVPVYETFPADLQNWLMDGYGISATDVYHSWSRAGLGGRSSPRTQLICTAEGQCYEVNKIVTACCPF is encoded by the exons CCCGGGATGGCAGAAATCAGGAGGAGTGCCCAGCCGCGACTGCAGCTATATATATTCCTGGGCCTGCTGGCATCGGTGTTTGCTTCATTACCGGAGGAACGCAGAGCAGCAGCGGAAGGTGAATCAAGGATGGATGTTCTAGGACTTTCGCCGGGCCAGAGAGTCATGGCTGCTGTGCCCGCCTCAG GCCGCACGAGTTTTTTGCTGTACCAATTAGccttggccataaattcaGCCGGCCTGGAATCGCCGACGCGGCAGGAAGTGGAGGTGGTCGATGTAGTGGAGACCCAGGAGCAGTTCCTGCCGGCGAGCCCGGATACCAGCTGGCTGGCCGCCATGGCCAATGAGTTTCAG AGTGTGCCGGTGTACGAGACTTTTCCGGCGGATTTGCAGAACTGGCTGATGGATGGGTACGGAATCAGTGCCACGGATGTCTACCACAGCTGGAGCAGGGCAGGATTGGGCGGAAGGAGCAGTCCGCGCACCCAGCTGATCTGCACTGCCGAGGGGCAGTGCtacgaggtcaacaaaataGTCACCGCCTGCTGTCCGTTTTGA